From one Patescibacteria group bacterium genomic stretch:
- a CDS encoding HIT family protein gives MNDSCIFCCIIAGTVPAEKVYEDEGVIAFLDIHPIRPGHTLVVPKVHSTNLLDAEASSLAALSATLPKLANAVIRVTGSTGCNIGINNGASAGQTAMHLHVHVIPRIEGDGLVSWGHSEPTSEALADQARAIREAMH, from the coding sequence ATGAATGACTCGTGTATTTTTTGCTGCATCATTGCCGGCACAGTGCCAGCGGAAAAGGTTTATGAAGATGAGGGTGTGATTGCTTTTTTGGATATCCACCCAATTCGGCCAGGGCATACCTTGGTTGTACCAAAAGTTCACAGCACGAACCTCCTCGATGCAGAGGCCTCGTCGCTCGCCGCCCTTTCAGCAACCCTCCCTAAATTGGCCAATGCAGTTATCCGTGTCACTGGGTCAACGGGCTGCAATATTGGCATAAACAATGGTGCTTCTGCTGGTCAAACGGCGATGCATTTACATGTGCATGTGATTCCGAGAATTGAAGGGGATGGCCTGGTTTCTTGGGGACATTCTGAGCCGACTTCAGAGGCACTAGCAGATCAGGCCCGCGCCATTCGAGAGGCAATGCATTGA
- a CDS encoding CAP domain-containing protein encodes MPPKNSPKTHITKPRAHRSKLHAFVHRHAKRGFWVAVDHLFPHAGNDYRPHLIRHRTLFGYSIILILLKVIVILGPVALPSSSLYSSAITAKNIIALTNQARRNLDLPDLKSNEQLAEAAARKANDMLENGYFAHTSPKGRTPWDWIKDVGYRYRRAGENLAVHFQEAEDVQGGWMASPTHRANIVNPVYSEIGIGTAMGEFEGVKATFVVQMFGTPAVEAAEPVSAPVEKPSIINEKRLSVIDRKNKVDVRVAAAEAEVVSASLAYVSTDLIREGTADEWKGSIQYEPGTLPATGEPLLITAAKAGFPPETKAVALIAPDASIQKFFIFNEGSDKYSSFFSGLVKVGNLNDKVREFYLGFVVFLSAGVLMYMFTSRLKIRHPSMLSHSLAVVVLAVFLLVV; translated from the coding sequence ATGCCGCCAAAGAATTCACCAAAGACGCATATCACTAAACCACGAGCGCATCGCTCAAAACTGCATGCTTTTGTTCATCGTCATGCAAAGCGTGGATTTTGGGTGGCGGTGGACCATTTATTTCCACACGCTGGAAATGACTATCGGCCACATCTCATACGGCATCGAACGCTATTTGGCTATAGCATCATACTCATATTGCTCAAAGTTATCGTCATTCTCGGGCCGGTGGCGCTGCCCTCGTCTAGCCTTTATTCGAGTGCCATTACGGCAAAAAATATCATCGCGCTTACGAATCAGGCACGGCGGAATCTTGATTTACCAGATTTGAAGTCAAATGAGCAATTGGCCGAGGCGGCAGCCAGGAAAGCGAATGACATGTTGGAAAACGGCTATTTTGCGCACACCAGCCCCAAAGGCAGAACACCGTGGGATTGGATCAAAGACGTTGGTTATCGCTATCGGCGAGCTGGGGAAAACTTGGCTGTGCACTTCCAGGAGGCGGAAGACGTTCAAGGTGGATGGATGGCTAGCCCAACGCATCGCGCAAACATTGTAAACCCGGTCTACAGTGAAATAGGTATCGGCACCGCAATGGGGGAATTTGAGGGTGTGAAAGCAACCTTTGTGGTGCAAATGTTCGGCACTCCTGCCGTAGAAGCTGCCGAACCAGTTTCCGCACCAGTTGAAAAGCCGAGCATAATTAACGAGAAACGCCTAAGCGTCATTGATCGCAAAAATAAGGTCGATGTCCGAGTAGCGGCGGCTGAGGCGGAAGTGGTCAGCGCTTCTTTGGCCTATGTCAGCACTGATTTGATTCGGGAAGGAACGGCAGACGAGTGGAAAGGGTCGATTCAGTATGAGCCTGGCACATTGCCTGCCACTGGAGAGCCGCTACTCATTACTGCCGCTAAAGCTGGATTTCCTCCCGAAACAAAGGCGGTGGCGCTCATTGCTCCTGACGCCTCGATTCAGAAGTTCTTCATCTTTAATGAAGGATCCGATAAGTACAGTTCGTTTTTTAGTGGCTTAGTTAAGGTTGGCAATCTGAATGATAAGGTTCGTGAGTTTTACCTCGGTTTCGTAGTATTTCTATCTGCCGGTGTGCTTATGTATATGTTCACCTCTCGACTAAAGATTCGCCACCCTTCGATGCTCAGCCATTCTTTGGCTGTTGTTGTTTTGGCTGTATTTCTACTCGTTGTTTAG